A genomic segment from Glycine soja cultivar W05 chromosome 20, ASM419377v2, whole genome shotgun sequence encodes:
- the LOC114403281 gene encoding phosphoribosylaminoimidazole carboxylase, chloroplastic-like isoform X1, giving the protein MLQSAHLVLSGHTTISGFAFRPSNPSIKTTSSLGFYMEQSPPLKLKQCHQPHLACQATTQDDTVSLRNNESPVHGLSEVVVGVLGGGQLGRMMCQAASQMAIKVMVLDPQENCPASSLSYHHMVGSFDDSTTVEEFAKRCGVLTIEIEHVNVDTLEKLEKQGVDCQPKASTVRIIQDKYQQKVHFSQHGIPLPEFMKIDDLEGAKKVGELFGYPLMIKSRRLAYDGRGNFVVKSEEELPSAVDALGGFGRDLYAEKWAPFVKELAVIVARGRDNSISCYPVVETIHRDNICHIVKAPANLKWKTRELASEVALNAVNSLEGAGVFAVELFLTKDGQILLNEVAPRPHNSGHHTIESCYTSQYEQHLRAVVGLPLGDPSLKTPAAIMYNILGEEEGGLGFQLAHQLIKRALTIPGATVHWYDKPEMRKQRKMGHITIVGPSLSNIESNLAVLVEGKELDGKTAVAPHVGIIMGSDSDLPVMKSAAEILEMFGVPHEVRIVSAHRTPELMFSYASSAHERGIQVIIAGAGGAAHLPGMVAALTPLPVIGVPVRASTLDGIDSLLSIVQMPRGVPVATVAVNNATNAGLLAVRMLGVANDNLLSRMSQYQEAQKESVLGKGDKLEKHGWKSYLNNS; this is encoded by the exons ATGCTTCAAAGTGCACACCTAGTGTTGTCAGGGCACACCACCATCTCAGGTTTTGCCTTCAGACCCTCTAATCCCTCTATTAAGACAACCTCTTCACTGGGTTTCTACATGGAGCAATCTCCTCCTTTAAAGCTAAAGCAGTGTCACCAACCCCATCTTGCTTGTCAAGCAACAACACAGGATGATACAGTTTCTCTAAG GAATAATGAGTCACCTGTTCATGGACTATCTGAAGTGGTTGTTGGGGTTCTAGGAGGAGGGCAACTTGGTCGTATGATGTGTCAAGCTGCTTCTCAGATGGCCATTAAAGTCATGGTTTTGGATCCACAGGAGAATTGCCCTGCTAGTTCCCTATCTTATCATCATATGGTTGGAAGCTTTGATGACAGCACTACAGTGGAGGAATTTGCCAAGAG ATGTGGAGTATTGACTATTGAAATTGAACATGTTAATGTTGATACATTGGAAAAACTTGAGAAACAAGGAGTTGACTGTCAGCCCAAAGCCTCTACAGTAAGAATTATTCAG GATAAGTATCAGCAAAAGGTTCACTTCTCCCAGCATGGCATTCCACTTCCTGAGTTTATGAAG ATAGATGATCTCGAAGGTGCTAAGAAAGTAGGGGAGCTCTTTGGCTATCCTCTTATGATCAAGAGTAGGAGATTAGCTTATGACGGGCGAGGAAACTTTGTCGTCAAAAGTGAAGAGGAACTTCCTTCTGCTGTGGatg CTCTTGGAGGATTTGGTCGTGATTTATATGCTGAAAAATGGGCGCCTTTTGTCAAG GAACTAGCTGTCATTGTGGCGAGAGGCAGAGACAATTCAATTTCATGCTATCCTGTTGTTGAAACTATACATAG GGACAACATATGTCACATAGTTAAGGCTCCGGCTAATTTGAAATGGAAGACGAGGGAGCTTGCCTCGGAAGTAGCTTTGAATGCTGTTAACTCTCTAGAAGGTGCTGGTGTGTTTGCagttgaattgttcttgactaaGGATGGACAG attttattaaatgaagtgGCACCTAGACCTCACAATAGTGGTCATCACACAATTGAATCTTGCTATACCTCACAATATGAGCAACATTTGCGGGCTGTTGTTGGTCTTCCACTTGGTGATCCATCACTGAAAACTCCAGCTGCTATCATGTACAATATATTGGGTGAAGAAGAG GGGGGTCTTGGTTTTCAATTAGCTCATCAATTGATCAAAAGGGCATTGACCATCCCTGGGGCAACTGTTCATTGGTATGATAAGCCAG AGATGAGAAAGCAACGAAAGATGGGCCATATAACCATTGTTGGGCCTTCCCTTAGCAATATTGAAAGCAATCTTGCTGTATTGGTGGAAGGGAAAGAATTAGATGGCAAGACTGCAG TTGCACCACATGTGGGGATCATAATGGGTTCTGATTCAGATCTACCTGTTATGAAAAGTGCTGCTGAAATCTTAGAGATGTTTGGTGTGCCTCACGAG GTAAGAATAGTTTCAGCTCACAGGACTCCAGAATTGATGTTTTCTTATGCCTCATCTGCTCATGAACGAGGCATACAAGTCATTATTGCTGGTGCTGGTGGTGCAGCTCACTTGCCtg GTATGGTTGCTGCCCTTACTCCCTTGCCTGTTATTGGCGTTCCTGTGCGTGCTTCTACCTTGGATGGGATTGATTCACTCTTGTCAATTGTCCAG ATGCCGAGAGGTGTCCCTGTTGCCACTGTTGCAGTTAATAATGCAACTAATGCTGGATTGCTGGCAGTGAGGATGTTGGGTGTTGCCAATGATAATCTTCTGTCAAG GATGAGTCAATATCAAGAGGCCCAAAAGGAAAGCGTATTGGGCAAAGGAGATAAGTTAGAAAAACATGGCTGGAAATCCTACTTAAACAATAGTTAA
- the LOC114403281 gene encoding phosphoribosylaminoimidazole carboxylase, chloroplastic-like isoform X2 — translation MMCQAASQMAIKVMVLDPQENCPASSLSYHHMVGSFDDSTTVEEFAKRCGVLTIEIEHVNVDTLEKLEKQGVDCQPKASTVRIIQDKYQQKVHFSQHGIPLPEFMKIDDLEGAKKVGELFGYPLMIKSRRLAYDGRGNFVVKSEEELPSAVDALGGFGRDLYAEKWAPFVKELAVIVARGRDNSISCYPVVETIHRDNICHIVKAPANLKWKTRELASEVALNAVNSLEGAGVFAVELFLTKDGQILLNEVAPRPHNSGHHTIESCYTSQYEQHLRAVVGLPLGDPSLKTPAAIMYNILGEEEGGLGFQLAHQLIKRALTIPGATVHWYDKPEMRKQRKMGHITIVGPSLSNIESNLAVLVEGKELDGKTAVAPHVGIIMGSDSDLPVMKSAAEILEMFGVPHEVRIVSAHRTPELMFSYASSAHERGIQVIIAGAGGAAHLPGMVAALTPLPVIGVPVRASTLDGIDSLLSIVQMPRGVPVATVAVNNATNAGLLAVRMLGVANDNLLSRMSQYQEAQKESVLGKGDKLEKHGWKSYLNNS, via the exons ATGATGTGTCAAGCTGCTTCTCAGATGGCCATTAAAGTCATGGTTTTGGATCCACAGGAGAATTGCCCTGCTAGTTCCCTATCTTATCATCATATGGTTGGAAGCTTTGATGACAGCACTACAGTGGAGGAATTTGCCAAGAG ATGTGGAGTATTGACTATTGAAATTGAACATGTTAATGTTGATACATTGGAAAAACTTGAGAAACAAGGAGTTGACTGTCAGCCCAAAGCCTCTACAGTAAGAATTATTCAG GATAAGTATCAGCAAAAGGTTCACTTCTCCCAGCATGGCATTCCACTTCCTGAGTTTATGAAG ATAGATGATCTCGAAGGTGCTAAGAAAGTAGGGGAGCTCTTTGGCTATCCTCTTATGATCAAGAGTAGGAGATTAGCTTATGACGGGCGAGGAAACTTTGTCGTCAAAAGTGAAGAGGAACTTCCTTCTGCTGTGGatg CTCTTGGAGGATTTGGTCGTGATTTATATGCTGAAAAATGGGCGCCTTTTGTCAAG GAACTAGCTGTCATTGTGGCGAGAGGCAGAGACAATTCAATTTCATGCTATCCTGTTGTTGAAACTATACATAG GGACAACATATGTCACATAGTTAAGGCTCCGGCTAATTTGAAATGGAAGACGAGGGAGCTTGCCTCGGAAGTAGCTTTGAATGCTGTTAACTCTCTAGAAGGTGCTGGTGTGTTTGCagttgaattgttcttgactaaGGATGGACAG attttattaaatgaagtgGCACCTAGACCTCACAATAGTGGTCATCACACAATTGAATCTTGCTATACCTCACAATATGAGCAACATTTGCGGGCTGTTGTTGGTCTTCCACTTGGTGATCCATCACTGAAAACTCCAGCTGCTATCATGTACAATATATTGGGTGAAGAAGAG GGGGGTCTTGGTTTTCAATTAGCTCATCAATTGATCAAAAGGGCATTGACCATCCCTGGGGCAACTGTTCATTGGTATGATAAGCCAG AGATGAGAAAGCAACGAAAGATGGGCCATATAACCATTGTTGGGCCTTCCCTTAGCAATATTGAAAGCAATCTTGCTGTATTGGTGGAAGGGAAAGAATTAGATGGCAAGACTGCAG TTGCACCACATGTGGGGATCATAATGGGTTCTGATTCAGATCTACCTGTTATGAAAAGTGCTGCTGAAATCTTAGAGATGTTTGGTGTGCCTCACGAG GTAAGAATAGTTTCAGCTCACAGGACTCCAGAATTGATGTTTTCTTATGCCTCATCTGCTCATGAACGAGGCATACAAGTCATTATTGCTGGTGCTGGTGGTGCAGCTCACTTGCCtg GTATGGTTGCTGCCCTTACTCCCTTGCCTGTTATTGGCGTTCCTGTGCGTGCTTCTACCTTGGATGGGATTGATTCACTCTTGTCAATTGTCCAG ATGCCGAGAGGTGTCCCTGTTGCCACTGTTGCAGTTAATAATGCAACTAATGCTGGATTGCTGGCAGTGAGGATGTTGGGTGTTGCCAATGATAATCTTCTGTCAAG GATGAGTCAATATCAAGAGGCCCAAAAGGAAAGCGTATTGGGCAAAGGAGATAAGTTAGAAAAACATGGCTGGAAATCCTACTTAAACAATAGTTAA